The Arachis duranensis cultivar V14167 chromosome 2, aradu.V14167.gnm2.J7QH, whole genome shotgun sequence genome has a window encoding:
- the LOC107475398 gene encoding inosine-5'-monophosphate dehydrogenase: protein LFNQGFSYTYDDVIFLPHYIDFPAEAVDLSSRISRNVPLSVPFVASPMDTVSESAMAAAMASLGAIAIIHSNISPATQAAVIRSAKSRRVPILSHPVFLPPSAYIDSPDDFADSPFILVTESGNSKSKLLGYVSKEDYMNQSDKSLKVRDYMAPSTPITVPWSHDLKEIDKVLEEKKANFVGLVKDNEVVDVVTKDDVEKVKGYPKLAGPGSLGADGEWMVGAAIGTREQDKERLEHLVKAGVNVVILDSSQGNSSYQLEMIKYVKKVYPELDVVGGNVVTMYQAENLIQAGVDGLRVGMGSGSICTTQEVCAVGRGQATAVYKVASIAYKSGVPVIADGGISNSGHIVKALSLGASTVMMGSFLAGSNEAPGAYEYQNGQRVKKYRGMGSLEAMTKGSDQRYLGDTAKLKIAQGVVGAVKDKGSVLKFLPYTMQAVKQGFQDIGANSLQSAHDLLRSKVLRLEVRTGAAQVEGGIHGLVSYEKKYF from the exons CTATTCAACCAGGGCTTCTCCTACACCTATGATGACGTCATCTTCCTCCCTCACTACATCGACTTTCCGGCGGAGGCTGTCGATCTCTCCTCCCGCATCTCCCGCAATGTCCCTCTCTCTGTCCCATTCGTTGCTTCTCCGATGGACACCGTTTCCGAGTCCGCCATGGCTGCTGCCATGGCCTCTCTCGGCGCCATCGCTATTATCCACTCCAACATCTCCCCCGCCACCCAGGCCGCCGTCATCCGCTCCGCCAAGTCCCGCCGCGTTCCCATCCTCTCCCACCCGGTCTTCCTCCCTCCCTCAGCTTACATTGACTCCCCGGACGACTTTGCCGATTCTCCCTTCATCCTCGTCACAGAGTCTGGCAACTCTAAGTCCAAGCTACTCGGCTACGTGTCAAAAGAAGACTACATGAATCAAAGCGACAAGAGCTTGAAAGTCCGCGATTACATGGCTCCCTCGACACCTATTACGGTGCCTTGGAGCCATGACTTGAAG GAAATTGACAAGGTCTTGGAGGAGAAGAAGGCGAATTTCGTTGGGCTGGTGAAGGACAACGAGGTGGTTGATGTGGTTACCAAGGATGATGTTGAGAAGGTTAAAGGGTACCCAAAGCTGGCAGGGCCAGGGTCGTTGGGTGCCGACGGGGAATGGATGGTTGGGGCAGCGATAGGGACAAGGGAGCAAGACAAGGAGAGGTTGGAGCACTTGGTGAAGGCTGGGGTTAATGTGGTGATTCTTGACAGCTCACAGGGTAATTCTAGTTACCAATTGGAGATGATCAAGTATGTGAAGAAGGTGTACCCGGAACTGGATGTGGTTGGTGGGAACGTGGTCACTATGTACCAGGCTGAGAATCTGATCCAAGCTGGTGTTGATGGATTGAGGGTTGGTATGGGGTCTGGTTCAATTTGCACCACACAGGAGGTTTGTGCAGTTGGGCGTGGTCAG GCAACTGCAGTTTACAAGGTTGCATCTATTGCGTATAAAAGCGGTGTTCCTGTGATTGCCGATGGTGGCATCTCAAACTCTGGGCATATTGTCAAGGCTTTGTCATTGGGAGCATCTACAGTTATGATGGGAAGCTTCTTAGCTGGTAGCAATGAGGCTCCCGGAGCTTATGAATATCAG AATGGTCAACGAGTCAAGAAGTATAGAGGAATGGGTTCACTAGAAGCTATGACTAAAGGAAGTGATCAAAGATATTTGGGTGACACTGCAAAACTAAAAATTGCTCAGGGTGTTGTTGGAGCTGTTAAAGATAAGGGTTCTGTTTTGAAGTTCCTACCATACACCATGCAAGCTGTCAAGCAAGGGTTTCAAGATATCGGTGCCAACTCTCTGCAGTCTGCTCATGACCTCCTCAGATCCAAGGTGTTAAGGCTAGAG GTTCGGACTGGAGCAGCGCAGGTTGAAGGTGGAATCCATGGTCTGGTTTCTTATGAAAAGAAATACTTTTGA